One stretch of Variovorax sp. TBS-050B DNA includes these proteins:
- a CDS encoding DMT family transporter, protein MPSSTVYALLAIALWTTLASLGTALSHLPPFLLTGLALIVGSVPSWPLVLRDRRAWAVPPRTLALGIYGLFGYHFLLFIALRHAPPVEANLVNYLWPLLMVVLAPLLLPGVSLRPLHLVAGLLGFAGAAVAILGAREGAAAGAGAAGHWGFVPALASAFVWASYSLGTKRVAAFPTSAIGLFGLVSGVLSLACHALLEPAAALSARDWLLVAVCGLGPLGAAFFVWDMALKRGDARQIGILSYLTPLGSTALLLLVTGRPPSWTIALAAMLIISAAVMGSRAR, encoded by the coding sequence ATGCCCTCCTCGACCGTCTACGCCCTGCTCGCGATCGCGCTCTGGACCACGCTGGCCTCGCTCGGCACCGCGCTGTCGCACCTGCCGCCGTTCCTGCTCACCGGGCTCGCGCTCATCGTCGGCAGCGTGCCGAGCTGGCCGCTGGTGCTGCGCGACCGCCGCGCCTGGGCGGTGCCGCCGCGCACGCTGGCGCTCGGCATCTACGGCCTGTTCGGCTACCACTTCCTGCTGTTCATCGCGCTGCGCCATGCGCCGCCGGTGGAGGCGAACCTGGTCAACTACCTGTGGCCGCTGCTGATGGTGGTGCTCGCGCCGCTGCTGCTGCCGGGCGTGTCGCTGCGGCCGCTGCACCTGGTGGCGGGGCTGCTGGGCTTCGCGGGGGCAGCGGTCGCGATCCTCGGCGCGCGCGAGGGCGCAGCGGCGGGCGCGGGCGCCGCGGGGCACTGGGGCTTCGTGCCGGCGCTCGCTTCGGCCTTCGTCTGGGCCAGCTATTCGCTCGGGACGAAGCGCGTGGCGGCGTTCCCGACCTCGGCCATCGGGCTGTTCGGGCTGGTCTCGGGCGTGCTGTCGCTCGCCTGCCATGCGCTGCTCGAACCCGCGGCCGCGCTCTCGGCCAGGGACTGGCTGCTGGTCGCGGTCTGCGGCCTCGGCCCCCTGGGCGCGGCCTTCTTCGTCTGGGACATGGCGCTCAAGCGCGGCGACGCGCGGCAGATCGGCATCCTGAGCTATCTCACGCCGCTGGGCTCTACGGCGCTGCTGCTGCTCGTGACCGGCCGGCCACCGAGCTGGACCATCGCGCTGGCGGCCATGCTGATCATTTCCGCGGCGGTGATGGGCAGCCGCGCGCGCTGA
- a CDS encoding NADP-dependent oxidoreductase: MSSPLVNHQVRLAKRPEGAATREHWRFTTEPVGEPAEGGVLVRTLSLSLDPAMRGWLNDAKSYIAPVAIDAVMRAGGVGRVVASKNPRFAVGDTVYGTLGVQEYALVAQEDIQRNGLAKIDLGMGSIHQWLNVLGMPGMTGYFGLMDVGQPKPGETVVISGAAGAVGQTVGQLAKIKGCRVVGIAGGQAKCDWVVKELGFDACIDYKAGPGAVREGLKTHCPKGVDIYFDNVGGEILDAVLARLARKARVIICGAISQYNNANSMPSAGPKNYLSLLVNRARMEGIVVFDYADRFPVAVAELAGYLKDGRMKSKEDVAVGLDTFPEALNRLFSGENFGKLVLQVAQD, from the coding sequence ATGAGCAGCCCCCTCGTCAACCACCAGGTCCGCCTCGCCAAGCGCCCCGAGGGCGCCGCCACGCGCGAGCACTGGCGCTTCACCACCGAGCCCGTGGGCGAGCCGGCCGAGGGCGGCGTGCTGGTGCGCACGCTGTCGCTGTCGCTCGATCCGGCCATGCGCGGCTGGCTCAACGACGCGAAGAGCTACATCGCGCCCGTGGCCATCGACGCGGTGATGCGCGCGGGCGGCGTCGGCCGCGTGGTCGCTTCGAAGAACCCGCGGTTCGCGGTGGGCGACACCGTCTACGGCACGCTCGGCGTGCAGGAGTACGCCCTCGTTGCGCAGGAAGACATCCAGCGCAACGGCCTCGCGAAGATCGACCTCGGCATGGGCAGCATCCACCAGTGGCTCAACGTGCTCGGCATGCCGGGCATGACCGGCTACTTCGGCCTGATGGACGTGGGCCAGCCCAAGCCCGGCGAGACGGTCGTCATCTCCGGCGCGGCCGGCGCGGTGGGCCAGACCGTGGGCCAGCTCGCGAAGATCAAGGGCTGCCGCGTCGTGGGCATCGCGGGCGGCCAGGCCAAGTGCGACTGGGTGGTGAAGGAGCTGGGCTTCGATGCCTGCATCGACTACAAGGCCGGCCCGGGCGCGGTGCGCGAGGGGCTCAAGACCCATTGCCCGAAGGGCGTGGACATCTACTTCGACAACGTGGGCGGCGAGATCCTCGATGCGGTGCTCGCGCGGCTCGCGCGCAAGGCGCGCGTGATCATCTGCGGCGCGATCAGCCAGTACAACAACGCCAACAGCATGCCGTCGGCGGGCCCGAAGAACTACCTGAGCCTGCTCGTGAACCGGGCGCGCATGGAAGGCATCGTGGTGTTCGACTACGCCGACCGCTTCCCGGTCGCGGTGGCCGAACTCGCCGGCTATCTGAAGGACGGCCGCATGAAGAGCAAGGAAGACGTGGCCGTGGGCCTCGACACCTTCCCCGAGGCGCTGAACCGCCTTTTCAGCGGCGAGAACTTCGGCAAGCTGGTGCTGCAGGTGGCGCAGGACTGA
- a CDS encoding HAMP domain-containing sensor histidine kinase, protein MAARRKELHREWHAQWHEKVQGKRRWRRSLRIRLVMTFMMLALVMAVVFMGGMKRAFSTGWAEAAKPMLVDYADRLVAELGTPPDVARAQAMVNRLPITIRIVGPTVNWDSNPRGTNGRSGWMHGRDDEAPWSDKWFIRPTADGHRVIFGWAPKLWQLAPRAAGWATLCMLLLLVVLGYAYVSRLLRPLIDIREGAQRFGRGEFSEPIPVRRNDDLGDLAERINTMANDIQAMLDAKRGLLLALSHELRSPLTRARLNAELLPATPEGAAEREALLRDLNEMRDLISDLLESERLASPHVALQREPVDLAGLVRDTVAEMPDAQRVHLDLAEGLPPHSVDRMRIRLLLRNLLDNALRYSADAPRPPCVALRAVVDGATQGVELEVRDHGPGVEEAQLERLTEPFYRTDGARARATGGVGLGMYLCRLIAEAHGGSLTVRNAAPGLQIVVRL, encoded by the coding sequence ATGGCCGCTCGCCGCAAGGAGCTGCACCGCGAGTGGCACGCGCAGTGGCACGAGAAGGTGCAGGGCAAGCGGCGCTGGCGCCGGTCGCTGCGCATCCGGCTCGTCATGACCTTCATGATGCTGGCGCTGGTGATGGCGGTGGTCTTCATGGGCGGCATGAAGCGCGCCTTCTCCACCGGCTGGGCCGAGGCCGCGAAGCCGATGCTCGTCGACTATGCGGACCGGCTCGTCGCCGAACTCGGCACGCCGCCCGACGTGGCGCGCGCGCAGGCCATGGTGAACCGGCTGCCGATCACGATCCGCATCGTGGGCCCGACGGTCAACTGGGACTCCAACCCGCGCGGCACCAACGGCCGCAGCGGCTGGATGCACGGCCGCGACGACGAGGCGCCCTGGAGCGACAAGTGGTTCATCCGCCCGACCGCCGACGGCCACCGCGTCATCTTCGGCTGGGCGCCCAAGCTCTGGCAGCTCGCGCCGCGGGCCGCCGGCTGGGCCACGCTGTGCATGCTGCTGCTGCTCGTGGTGCTGGGCTATGCCTACGTGAGCCGGCTGCTGCGTCCGCTGATCGACATCCGCGAGGGCGCGCAGCGCTTCGGCCGCGGCGAGTTCAGCGAGCCGATTCCGGTGCGCCGCAACGACGACCTGGGCGACCTCGCCGAGCGCATCAACACCATGGCCAACGACATCCAGGCCATGCTCGACGCCAAGCGCGGCCTGCTGCTCGCGCTGAGCCACGAGTTGCGCTCGCCGCTCACGCGCGCGCGGCTCAATGCCGAGCTGCTGCCCGCCACGCCCGAGGGCGCGGCCGAGCGCGAGGCGCTGCTGCGCGACCTCAACGAGATGCGCGACCTCATCAGCGACCTGCTCGAGAGCGAGCGCCTCGCGAGCCCGCACGTGGCGCTGCAGCGCGAGCCGGTCGATCTGGCCGGCCTGGTGCGCGACACCGTGGCCGAGATGCCCGACGCGCAGCGCGTGCACCTCGACCTGGCCGAGGGGCTGCCGCCGCATTCGGTCGACCGCATGCGTATCCGCCTGCTGCTGCGCAACCTGCTCGACAACGCGCTGCGCTACAGCGCCGACGCGCCGCGGCCGCCCTGCGTGGCGCTGCGCGCGGTGGTGGACGGCGCGACGCAGGGCGTCGAACTCGAGGTGCGCGACCACGGCCCCGGCGTGGAGGAGGCGCAGCTCGAACGGCTGACCGAGCCCTTCTACCGCACCGACGGCGCCCGTGCGCGCGCCACCGGCGGCGTGGGCCTGGGCATGTACCTGTGCCGGCTGATCGCCGAGGCGCACGGCGGCAGCCTGACGGTGCGGAACGCGGCGCCCGGGCTGCAGATCGTCGTGCGGCTGTAG
- a CDS encoding response regulator transcription factor, translating to MPRILLIDDDEHLAAPLTTYFARFGCTLESAARPSEGLARLRAGSYDAAILDVMLPEMDGFALCREIRKESDIPIVMLTARGEVMDRVVGLELGADDYVPKPFEPRELVARVQTILRRQRAAPPAAASAQLRVFDGLTLDIDRRQVLRHGERVELTGTEFELLALLAAEPGKVFSRDDILNRLRGHEAELYTRAVDIVVSRLRKKLEPLDCIKTLRNAGYALAVARSEPA from the coding sequence ATGCCGCGCATCCTGCTGATCGACGACGACGAGCATCTCGCCGCGCCGCTGACCACCTACTTCGCACGCTTCGGCTGCACGCTCGAGAGCGCCGCCCGGCCGAGCGAAGGGCTGGCCCGGCTGCGCGCCGGCAGCTACGACGCCGCCATCCTCGACGTGATGCTGCCCGAGATGGACGGCTTCGCGCTGTGCCGCGAGATCCGCAAGGAGAGCGACATCCCGATCGTGATGCTCACCGCGCGCGGCGAAGTGATGGACCGCGTGGTCGGCCTCGAACTCGGCGCCGACGACTACGTGCCCAAGCCCTTCGAGCCGCGCGAGCTCGTGGCGCGCGTGCAGACCATCCTGCGGCGGCAGCGCGCCGCGCCGCCCGCGGCCGCCAGCGCGCAGCTGCGGGTGTTCGACGGGCTCACGCTCGACATCGACCGGCGGCAGGTGCTGCGCCACGGCGAGCGCGTCGAGCTCACGGGCACCGAGTTCGAACTGCTGGCACTGCTCGCGGCCGAGCCCGGCAAGGTGTTCAGCCGCGACGACATCCTCAACCGGCTGCGCGGCCACGAGGCCGAGCTCTACACGCGCGCGGTCGACATCGTGGTGAGCCGCCTGCGCAAGAAGCTCGAGCCGCTGGACTGCATCAAGACGCTGCGCAACGCGGGCTACGCGCTGGCCGTGGCACGCAGCGAGCCCGCATGA
- a CDS encoding DUF4260 domain-containing protein, with product MDRLASLPVVAQRASSAGLSAPWGRPHAGAAASAAPQDAAVAGGVRTLLRLEGAVVLGAALAAYAQFGAGWGVFALWLFAPDLALLGYLAGPRVGAALYNATHSYAGAVALLVFGVLAAAPWALAGGLIWCAHIGLDRVFGHGLKYATGLGATHLGRIGRADPW from the coding sequence ATGGATAGGCTGGCGTCGTTGCCGGTCGTCGCGCAGCGCGCGTCCTCGGCGGGCTTGTCGGCGCCGTGGGGTCGGCCGCATGCCGGCGCCGCGGCCTCCGCGGCCCCGCAGGACGCGGCCGTCGCGGGCGGCGTGCGGACGCTGCTGCGGCTCGAAGGCGCAGTGGTGCTCGGCGCGGCACTGGCCGCCTATGCGCAGTTCGGTGCCGGCTGGGGCGTGTTCGCGCTCTGGCTCTTTGCGCCCGACCTCGCACTGCTGGGCTATCTCGCGGGACCGCGCGTCGGCGCCGCGCTCTACAACGCCACGCACTCCTATGCGGGCGCGGTGGCGCTGCTGGTCTTCGGCGTGCTCGCCGCAGCGCCCTGGGCGCTGGCCGGCGGCCTGATCTGGTGCGCCCACATCGGGCTCGACCGCGTCTTCGGCCACGGCCTCAAGTACGCGACCGGCCTGGGCGCGACGCACCTGGGCCGCATCGGGCGGGCCGACCCGTGGTGA
- a CDS encoding Spy/CpxP family protein refolding chaperone: MKHWIKRTLFGFAGLAVVAGSIAGCAGHRHGWGGGDGAEFRARMVERIGGKLELDAAQKQKLTVLAEKLQAQREAMRGGGDPRSQFRALFAGDKLDQAGAARLIEEKTATVRSGSPEVIAAAADFFDHLNPAQQQKVRDFLERGGRRWRHHG, encoded by the coding sequence ATGAAACACTGGATCAAACGCACGCTCTTCGGCTTTGCGGGCCTCGCGGTCGTCGCGGGCAGCATCGCCGGCTGCGCCGGCCATCGCCATGGCTGGGGCGGCGGCGACGGCGCGGAATTCCGCGCCAGGATGGTCGAGCGCATCGGCGGCAAGCTCGAGCTCGACGCGGCGCAGAAACAGAAGCTCACCGTGCTGGCCGAGAAGCTGCAGGCGCAGCGCGAGGCCATGCGCGGGGGCGGCGATCCGCGCTCGCAGTTCCGCGCGCTGTTCGCCGGCGACAAGCTCGACCAGGCCGGCGCCGCCCGCCTGATCGAGGAAAAGACCGCGACCGTGCGCAGCGGCAGCCCCGAGGTCATCGCCGCCGCGGCCGATTTCTTCGACCACCTGAATCCGGCGCAGCAGCAGAAGGTGCGCGACTTCCTCGAGCGTGGCGGCCGCCGCTGGAGGCACCATGGATAG
- a CDS encoding DUF4148 domain-containing protein gives MKSLSQLPQLVAVASFAMLAAAGAKAETYEGVQPIASALSRADVNAEAVRAASAPDQNVVRGSRGAETVAVSKDRASVVAEAMRTAAQPDQNVTPGSRVNSKVVSTMQNPVDMRAATAASSRL, from the coding sequence ATGAAATCCCTCTCGCAGCTTCCGCAGCTCGTCGCCGTCGCCTCCTTCGCCATGCTCGCCGCCGCCGGCGCCAAGGCCGAGACCTACGAAGGCGTGCAGCCCATCGCGTCGGCCCTGAGCCGCGCCGACGTCAACGCCGAAGCCGTGCGTGCGGCTTCCGCCCCCGACCAGAACGTGGTGCGCGGCTCGCGCGGCGCCGAGACGGTGGCGGTGTCGAAGGACCGCGCCAGCGTCGTGGCGGAGGCCATGCGCACCGCCGCCCAGCCCGACCAGAACGTGACGCCGGGTTCGCGCGTCAACAGCAAGGTCGTCTCGACGATGCAGAACCCCGTCGACATGCGCGCCGCCACGGCCGCCAGCAGCAGGCTCTGA